GACGCAGATGGCCTTGGCGTTATTGGCGAATTGATCGAAGAACCCTTTATGCTCCTTTTTGATCAGCGGCGTCAGGTCCAGCAGGTAATCTTTCATGATATAGGGCGGAATGTCCTGAATCTCGCAGTGGACCACGTCCGGAGCGTTTTTCGCTTCGGAGGCGATCACGAACTTTTTAGCCTTCTCGGGCTGCGAGACGGGTTCAAAGCGGATCTCCACGTCGGGATGGAGCTTCTCATAGTCGGCCTTGATCTCTTTGAGGCATTTGAGCCATACTTCCTCGGTCATATGCCAGTCCTGGAACCGGACCACGGTCTTGGCGGCCAGAATCTGATTGGAAAAGGCCAATAATGCTACCAGGCAAATCAGGAATAACTTCTTCACTCAATCTCCCCCTCATTGTTTTTATCGTTTCAGTGGACCGTACGGTTTGCCGGGATCACCTCCTCCCGCCTGGTTTTTCTAGCGGGTTGACGCCTATAAGCCCAGGAACGCCGCGTTATCGCGGACGTGCCTGTCAAAGAGGACTGGGCATGGAAATGCAACAAGGAATCCGAGGCTGAAAAACGGAACGGAAATTGGAAATATTGCGTTCAGGTTAATGATGTTTGACTAAAATGTAACACAAGCACTGGCGGGCCAGCCAGTGCTCATGTTCATTATTTTAGTCATGATTATCCGCGGCGGGTATGACTGGAGTCATGTGCGGGAGTCGCGAGGCGGGTCGTTTCCGGCCGGTCGGACTACAACAGGCCGTGCATGATGGCGAAACGGATCGCTTGGGCGCGGTCTTTCAGCTCAAGCTTCTCATAGATGCTGCTGATGTAGTTTTTGACCGTGCCTTCGGCCAGTTGCAGTTGGCTGGCGATCTCCCGGTTGTCCTCTCCCTGGGCCAGCCGGTGCAGCACATCGATCTCGCGGGGGGTCAGCTTGGCCAGAATCTCCTTGGAGACCGCCGGATCTACCGCCCGGTACCGGGTAACCTCTTTTACAAGCTTGGTGGCGATGGCGGGCGATATGAGCGTCCCGCCGCCCTGGACGGTCTGAATCGCTTTGGTCAGTTCCTCGGGATCGATGTCTTTGAGCAGATAGCCGACTGCCCCCAGACGCAGGGCTTCGAAGACGTATTCATCGTCATCGAAGGTGGTCAGGACGATCACCTTGCACTGGTCCCCGGACGCCCTGAGCCAGCGGATGAATTCCACCCCGTCCATCTCCGGCATCCGGATATCCAGCAGAATCAGATTATGAGGCGTGTTCCGGCAGATCTCCAACGCTTCCCGGCCGTTGGTGGCCATCCCCACCACCCTGGCGTTGGGAACTTGCAGGTTGATGACGATCTTCAGATTCTCCCGGAACAGTTTCTGATCGTCCACGATAATGATCTCGAGTGGCTCCATCGGTCTCTGCCTCCTTTGGCAAGGGTAACCATACTTGCAGTGTAAATCCATCGCCCGGCTTCGAGTGGACCTTCACTGTGCCGCCCAACTCGGATACCCGTTCATGGACTCCAACCAGCCCGAACCCGGAGACGCCCGCTTCGGGCAGCGTCGCCGTGCCGCAGCCATTGTCCTTGACCAGGACCTCGACCCCCTCCCGGACGAGGTGAAAGGCGATGAAAACCTCGCTGGCCCGGCCATGGCGGAAGGCATTGGTCAGCCCTTCCTGGACCAGGCGGTAAATCACCTGCTCCAGCTTTTCCCCGATATACTGGGGAACTTGGCCGTAATGGACATTGATGGCGATCCCGGTCGCCTGCTGAAAGACTTTGGCCAGCCGCAGGATGGAGCCCAAGCCGTTATAGCCCTCGTTCTCCCGGGGGCGCAAGGCCCGCAGCGCGCGGCGGAGATCGGTCAGTCCCTCGCGGGCCAGCATGCGGGCCTCTTCGATCTTTTGCGAGACTGTCTGCCCCTCCTCCTGGACCTCGGCCCGGTGCGCATTGAGCAGGGCGATGAGGTTGGTGAGCGTGTAGGCGATGGAATCATGGATCTCCCGGGCGATCCGGGTCCGTTCGCGGAACATCGACGACAATTCGGCCTGGGCCGCCGTGTCTTGCAGCTGGATATTGGCCTCGGCCAAATACCGGTTGGCCGAATGCATCTCGCCGATGAGTTCCTTTTCCTGCTGCCGCTGGCGTTGCTCCCGGGACAGCAGCTCGCCGACGATCCCGCCCAGCAGGCAGTTGAGCGA
The Hydrogenispora ethanolica genome window above contains:
- a CDS encoding sensor histidine kinase, with amino-acid sequence MELYRKVVYTLINLLVHLAVLHDYWDSNLASIYPQKWSSQFTIAILLLLLLALPMPFGKPFLQQGLFFCRLFLILAISFPFIEYPGNFGLLLMLLAFEGFFYFSKRSAIGLGGLVIAFLYWLYSSPVQLWGYYTPQQSPKLVAFITLSLNCLLGGIVGELLSREQRQRQQEKELIGEMHSANRYLAEANIQLQDTAAQAELSSMFRERTRIAREIHDSIAYTLTNLIALLNAHRAEVQEEGQTVSQKIEEARMLAREGLTDLRRALRALRPRENEGYNGLGSILRLAKVFQQATGIAINVHYGQVPQYIGEKLEQVIYRLVQEGLTNAFRHGRASEVFIAFHLVREGVEVLVKDNGCGTATLPEAGVSGFGLVGVHERVSELGGTVKVHSKPGDGFTLQVWLPLPKEAETDGATRDHYRGRSETVPGESEDRHQPASSQRQGGGDGHQRPGSVGDLPEHAS
- a CDS encoding response regulator, whose product is MFRENLKIVINLQVPNARVVGMATNGREALEICRNTPHNLILLDIRMPEMDGVEFIRWLRASGDQCKVIVLTTFDDDEYVFEALRLGAVGYLLKDIDPEELTKAIQTVQGGGTLISPAIATKLVKEVTRYRAVDPAVSKEILAKLTPREIDVLHRLAQGEDNREIASQLQLAEGTVKNYISSIYEKLELKDRAQAIRFAIMHGLL